The Limosilactobacillus panis DNA segment TATCATGATGCGTTCGTCTTCGCTAGTACCCGAAAGGGTTACTGGCGAACTGCACACAGTAAGACACTAAATTATTCTCTAACAAATAGAAAACTGGAGCACCTTGGACTAATAAATATGTCCAAGACGCTCCAGTTAATTCAAAAGTGATTAAATTGTCGAACCGCCGTATACGGAACCGTACGTACGGTGGTGTGAGAGGTCGGTAATTGAACTAATCAATTACCTCCTACTCGATTACACAGGAAATCGTTCCTGATATGATGTAATTACCACAAAACAACCCAAAGGAGCGATTTTCATGTATCAAAATTATACCATAGGACAAACCGAATTCGTACTAAGCTATAACTATGATTTACCACAAAATCATATTGCGCGGCTAATTAGTGATTTTGTCGACTCGATTCCACAAAATGTGCTATTAGAAGATTCAGGAGCGGCTACCGGCCGCCCTTCATCGCATCCAGCAATTATGCTTAAGATTCTCTTGTTTGCCTACGCACGTCAAACTTATTCTGGAAGAAAGATTGAAATGATGTTGGATGAGAACCTGCCAATGCGTTGGTTAGCTCATGATTATGCTTATAGCTACCATACCATTAATAACTTTCGACGCAGTCAGCACGCTAGTAAGCTAATTAAACATGCCTTTGTTTACTTTACCATGGCTTTGAAAGATCACGGACTAATTCAAAATGATGCAGTTTTTATCGATGGGACCAAGGTAGAAGCCGATGCCAATAAATATTCATTTACTTGGCGACGGGCAGTTGAAAAGTATCACGCTAAGTTAAGAGAAAAGACGAGTAAGCTTTATGAGGAACTAGTAGAAAAACAAGTGGTGCAAGAAATGGCACCCGAGCTGGTTACTTCTGCCGAAGGCATGGAAGTAATGGAACAAGAACTTGCGGAGAAAATCACTAAGTTAGATGAAGAGATTAAGCAAGAACCAAAAATCATCAAAGGTGGTTCAGTTAGAAAACGGCGCCGTCGTTTTCTAAAAAAACTTCGCCATCAATTAAGCAACGACCTAATTCCGCGTGCCAAAAAGTATGAACGTGCCGAAGATATCTTCCAAGGTCGTAATAGCTATTCCAAGACTGATCATGATGCGACTTTTATGTGTATGAAGGAAGATCCGATGATGAATCGGGAGTTAAAGCCCGGCTATAACCTGCAAATCGCTACACATAAGCAATTTGTCCTTGATTACGGGCTCTTTTCAAATCCAACTGACACCAGGACCTTAGTGCCATTCCTTCCCCAGTTTCATGCTTTAGATTTCTTTAAGCATATCGTTGCCGATGCCGGTTATGGTAGTGAGTACAATTACACAATGATTCTTGATCAGTTTGAAAAGCAGCCTGTTATTCCATACACAACTTATCAAAAGGAACAGAAACATAAATTTAAAAACGATCCAACTAAATCACAAAATTGGCAGTATAATGCCGAAGATGATTACTACATCGATCATTTAGGAGTTCGCTTTAGCTTTTATCGGTATAGTAGGCGAACCGATAAATATGGTTTCGAACGTGATTTCAAACTCTACCGAGCGGATAAGCACCAACTGTCAGAACAATTGGATGAGTTGGCAAAAACACCAAGTGGTCGGCAACGCTATATGCAGGTTAACCCAACGTGGAATTATTACAAGGCTAAAGTAAAAGCAACCCTCTCAAGTGACGAAGGCAAGGCAATTTATCGTCGACGAAAGTTCGACGTTGAGCCAGTCTTTGGTCACATGAAGAGGGATTTTGGCATACGCCGAACTCATCTACGCGGACAACGGGCTGTGGAAAATGACATTGGGCTAGCCTTGATGGCATTAAATCTAACGAAATTTGGTCAATCAATTAGTCGATTGGCGACTAATTTTATAAATAATTTAAAATCCGGACTATGATTTTTGAATCGATCAAAAATTATAGTCCGGATTTTACTGTTAGAGAACCAAGAATTAATAGTTAATTCCCAGCCTCTGTTTCTTTAATCATTTCTAATGATTTAAATCAGGTTCAGTGAAGCAATGGCGCCGAAGATAAGCGAGCCCAGCATAGCAATGAGCATTAACCAGATTGCAACCATGGTAATTTTTTGGAAGCGCCTTTTCTTTTTCCGTTGCATATATATTCCTGCCTTTCAGCTTTGTTGACTGTATGTAGTTTAACGCAAGTTGAAGATAGATTTCAAACTCTAGACGGTCCTTTTATGGTAAACTTGAATTATCTCATCGCTGGAAAGGATCAAGTAGGGTTGTTTATTAATTATCGTAAGGTATTCTTACAAGTTCTTATAATCTTAATTTATGTGGGTGTAAGATATTTAGCACGGCGGATCTTTCATGCCCAGCGTCACCGTCAAGAATGGCGAATCTGTACGGTAATTCTCTTTTGGGCCTTGGCGTGTTGGAACCTGGGATACTACTGGATTGCTTTTCCCATTGCCGTTTGGATGCTGTGGTCGCTGATTTTGATTATCCTTCAGGTCGTTCATAACCATGAATTCTTGTACCGTCGTTTCTGGCCGCCGTTCTGGTATTCATCAATGGTAATCGCGGTGGTTACGTTTGCCTTATCGTTGTTTGCCGGTGCACTACCATTAGTTTGATAATTAAATTTTTATTTTAGCAACTGGTAAAATCTGCTAGTTGCTTTTTTTATTTGTGAAAATACCATGGTGAGAAGTGGGGGAATGTGGTAGACTGTTCCTATAAAGTGGTTTTAGGAGGGATTACCGTGCTAATGGGTGAATACGAGCATGTTATTGACTCAAAAGGGCGCTTGATTATTCCTGCTAAATTTCGTGATCAATTAGGGACACCGTTTGTCATCACAAGGGGATTAGACGGTTGTCTTTTTGGTTACCCCCAAACCGAATGGCAGAATTTAGAGGCCAAGTTAAAGATGTTACCACTAACGAAGCGGGATGCGCGGGCATTTGTGCGTTTCCTTTATTCAGCGGCTACAGAATGTGTTCTTGATAAGCAGGGGCGGGTGAATATCCCACCAGTATTACGTAAGCATGCTGATCTGACGAAGGATTGCGTGATTATTGGGGTATCAAACCGCTTTGAAATTTGGAGTGCGACTCGTTGGCAAAGTTACTCTGGTGATACGGCCGAAAACTTTGATGAAATTGCTGAGGACTTAGAGATTGATTTTTAAGATGAGGTGGATTAAATGGCCGAGTTCAAACATATAACGGTTCTACGAAAAGAAGCCGTTGCTGGATTAAATATTAACCCAGCCGGAAAGTATGTTGATGCGACCCTCGGTGGGGGCGGTCATACCAGCGCAATCTTAAAACAACTTAATTCTGGCCACCTTTTTTCGTTTGACCAGGATAGAACCGCCATTGACTATAACAAGACAGCACTTGCTGACCAGATTAACGCGGGAAAACTAACCCTAGTCGAGGATAATTTCCGCCACCTCAAGAGGGCGATGGCTAAACAGGGGGTCACTAAAGTTGATGGGGTCCTGTATGATCTGGGGGTATCTTCACCCCAGTTTGATGATGCCCAGCGGGGCTTTAGTTATAAGCTGGATGCCCCCCTGGATATGCGAATGAACCAGGATCAGGAGCTATCGGCAATGGAAGTGGTGAATGACTGGCCATATGAAAAGCTGGTGCGCATTCTTTACCGGTATGGTGAAGAGCGCTTTGCCAAGCAGATTGCTCGTAAAATTGAACAGCGACGCAGTCATCAACCGATTCGGACGACCTTTGAGCTGGTTGACGTCATTAAAGAGGGAATTCCAGCGGCGGCGCGGCGCCACGGTGGGCATCCAGCGAAGAAAAGCTTTCAGGCAATTCGGATCGCGGTTAACGATGAACTCGGTGCACTGGAGGAGTCACTTGAACAAGCCTTTGATATTTTGAATGTCGGGGGCCGGATTAGCGTAATCACCTTCCAGTCACTTGAGGACCGGTTGGTAAAGACAATGTTTCGCGAGAAGTCGTCTTTAGCTGCCAATCTTCCGCAAGGCCTACCGGTTATTCCGGCCGGGATGACGCCGAAATTTAAACTAGTTAATAAGAAGCCAATTCTACCTAGTGTGCAGGAGTTAGCTAAGAATCATCGGGCACACAGTGCCAAGTTGCGCATTATTAAAAAAATTAAAGATTAAGGACAGTGGATACAATGGTTTCGAATGCAGCACGTAAATACGAAAGTCAACAGGGTAAGCAGGTTAGGCAGATACCGGTCTTACGGCAGCAACCGAAAAGGTGGAACCGGTTAGAACGGGCCCTGATGGTTGTGGGTGGTGCCATTAGCCTGCTGTTAATAATTACCTTACTTTCAACTAAAATTTCTATTAATAATCGTCAGCACAACTTGCAGGATCTGCAGGCCCGTATTTCGCGAGTAAAGAACAGTAATTCGAGTGACCGTCAAGAAATTGCTGCTTTAACTAGTCAGTCCAGCCTGAAGCGGGCCGCTCACAAGTACGGTTTATCTGATAAAAATTCAAACGTAAGGAACATTAATAAATAATGAATAAAGAGCCACAGCGAACGAGGAATAAGAAAAATAATAGCAATCAGGGGAACTTTGGGAAATGGCTTTTCCTAATCACGATTGGATTATTTTCCTTATTTTTCGTTCGTTTTGCTTACATTGCGATTAATAAAGATGTCCAGCACGTTAACCTTAAATCACAAGCAGAGCAGATCTACACTCAGCGGCAAGTGATCCAGGCTAAGCGGGGAAATATTTACGATAGCAAGGGGACTGCTATTGCAACGGATACAAGCAAATACACAATCTATGCGGTTCTGGACCATAACCAACGGTCCTCAAAGGGAAAGCCGCTCTATGTTACGAATAAGGCCAAAACTGCCAGGGTGTTAGCCAAGTACTTAAACCTGACTTCCAAGCAAATTGAGGAACATCTGGATGCCAAAAATCAGCCCTACCAAGTTGAGTTTGGCTCGGCCGGTAATAATTTATCAGTGGCGACAATGGAAAAAATTAAGCAAGAACACTTGCCGGGAATTAACTTTGTCGCGACTCCTGCTCGCCAATATCCAGAAGGCGAATTTGCCTCCCAAATTATTGGAATGGCAGGCCCCAAGGTCAATAGTCAGACCGGGCAGACGACCCTTTCTGGTCAGTTAGGTCTCGAGGGTTATTTCAACAAGGAACTGACTGGAAAAAACGGGATGCGTCAAGATAAGCGGGATGTTTACGGTTACCGGCTGGCTAACTCGAAGGGAGTTACCCGGCAAGCTGTTAATGGTAAAGATATTTATACTACCATTGACGCTCAGGCCCAGCACCTGCTAGAGAGTAAGGTCAACAATGTATATAAGACTGCTAACCCGAACGCCGTCACCGCGATTGTGATGGATGCTAGGACGGGGAGAATTGTTGCCGCAACCCAGCGGCCAACCCTCCGCTCGAAGAACCCGGTATGGCGAAATATGTTCGTTCAGGATGCCTATGAACCAGGATCAACAATGAAGATTCTAGCCTTAAGTGCAGCAATCGACTCAGGGCACTTTGATCCGAATGCCACCTTTAACTCCGGAACCTGGGCCATGGGCGGTGGAAAAATTGTTGATTGGTCCTCTAGTGGATGGGGGATGATTTCCTTTAAGGATGCCTTTGATATGTCCAGCAATGTTGGCTTTGCTCACATTGAACAAAACATGGGAGCGAAGACATGGATGAAGTATATCCGACGCTTTGGCCTTCTTAAGCAGGTCAACGTGTTGGGAATGGGGAATGAGGTTTCTGGCTTTACTCAGTTCAAAGGGATTCTTGAACAGGCAAACACCGCCTTTGGTCAGGGGATTACGGTTAACCAGATGCAAATGTTACAAGCGTTTAGTGCGGTCAGCAATAATGGTAAGATGATGCGGCCATACATTGTCAAGAAGATTGTTAATGCTGATGGTAAGGTCGTTAAGAGTGTCAAGCCCCAGGTTGTTGGCCACCCCATTAAGGCGTCAACGGCTAAACAGGTTCGTGGTTACATGGAAGGTGTCGTCTATGACCAGAAAGGATTGGGACATGACTTCCAGTTAAAGGGCCACCGGATTGCTGGTAAGACCGGGACCGCCCAAATTGGGGGAGCCAACGGGTACAGCAATGGGGATACCAATTATCTTTACTCCTTTGCGGGGATGGCGCCTGCAAAACATCCACGTTACGTCATATACATCACATTACGGCAACCAAAGAACCTGAGCCAGCCGGCAACAAAGCAGATGGCATCGATCTTTAAACCGGTAATAAAGAGCTTGCTCGAAGATAAGGAGGCTAGTTCCAGTGTTATTAAGATGATCAACGTGGTTGGTCAAGCGCCCGATGCGGCATCCGACCGCTTGAATAAGCTTCATGTTCAGCCGGTAGTGATTGGCAATGGCAAGAAGGTTCACCACCAGTCCATAGTGCCAGGTAAACAGGTACTCAAGAATCAACGCGTGATCCTTAACACGGGTGGTAAGTACCAAATGCCTGATATAAGTGGTTGGAGTGCGGCCGATGTTCAGCAACTGGCCAAAGAATTAAATGTTAAGCTGGTTGAGCACGGAAGTGGCTACGTAAGTAAGCAAAGCATCAAAGCCAACAGTAAGGTTAGCGATCATCAAACCCTTACCGTTGAGTACCAAAATAAGCAGTAATAGGAGGACAATATGAATCTATTAAGTGGTGTTTTAACGCTCATCAGTGCGTTTTTAATTACTTTTCTACTAATGCCGTCGTTAATTCGATATTTTCGGTCCAAGAAGGAAGGCCAACAGATTAGAAAAGAGGGTCCAACTTGGCACGCCAAGAAAGCAGGAACTCCAACAATGGGAGGGCTCCTCTTTATCATTTCGGCAGTGATTACGATTCTCTGGGTGGCCGTTTGGCAGGGGTTGGTTGACAATACCCTCTGGGCCCTCCTATTAATTCTTGTTGTCTACGGTTTAATTGGAATGTGGGACGATAGTATTAAGATTTTCCACCACCAAAACGAAGGTTTTAAAGCATGGCAAAAGGCTCTGTGTCAGGTGATTGCGGCAATGGTCTTTACTGTGATCTATCAGCACGAAGGCTTTCAGATGGGGTTTGGAACTGATCAGTACGGATGGCTGTATGGCCTTTTCATTATCTTCTGGATTGTCGGCTTCTCTAATGCCGTTAACCTGACCGATGGTTTGGATGGCTTGGTTAGTGGTCTGTCAATCATTTCTTTCTTGGCTTACCTGGTAATTGCCCTGGTTAACTTGAACCAACCGGGCTATCCGGAAATTGCCCTTTTCTGTCTGGCCATGATTGGGACTTTGCTAGGCTTCTTCCCTTATAACCACAAGCCGGCTAAGATTTTCATGGGTGATATGGGGTCATTAGCGATTGGTGCTTCTTTGGCAGCTGTTTCTTTACTTCTTCACCACGAATGGTCCCTGCTGGTCATCGGAATTGTTTATGTTTGTGAGACGGCAAGTGTGATCCTCCAGGTAGCTTCCTTTAAGTTAACCGGTAAGCGGATCTTCAAGATGAGTCCAATCCACCACCACTTTGAAATGTGTGGGTGGAGTGAATGGAAAATTGATATTGTCTTTTGGATTGTTGGGTTAATTGGGGCAGTTATTGCTGTCAGCACGATTTTATTAGTTGGTTAAACTTAAAACGGGAGAATGAGTTACGATGAAAGAGATTAAAGATTATCAAGGGAAAATGGTCCTCGTAATTGGCTTTGGAATTAGTGGATTAAACGCCGCCCACTTACTTGTTAAGCTCGGTGCTCAGGTAACGGCAAATGACATGAAGACACCACAGGATCCGCAAGTGGTTACTGACTTGAAAGCGGACGGTATTACCGTTATCACCGGGAGTAACCCCCTGTCTTTAGCTAATCAGGACTTTGACCTGGTGGTTAAGAACCCGGGGATTCCATATGATAATCCCCTGGTTGCTAAGTTCGTTGAGAAAAAAACGCCAATCATCACTGAAGCCGAGTTAGGCTGGGAAATCTTTGACGGACATCTGGTGAGTGTCACTGGAAGTAATGGTAAGACGACAACGACGACCTTAACACAACTGATGCTGGCCAAAAGTTCCACCCATAAGGTGAAATATGCCGGAAATATCGGGGTTTCCTTCAGTAAGGTGGCCGAAGAATTAGGGCCTGACGATACCTTGGTCACGGAACTCTCTAGTTTCCAACTGTTGGGGACGCCGACAATCCATCCCCATATCGCGATTATTACTAATATTTTTTCTAATCACCTGGACTATCATAAGACCCGTGAGAACTACATTAATGCTAAATTAAATATTACCCGGAACCAGACCAAGGACGACTTCTTGATCATGAACTGGGACCGTGACGAGTGGCAAGAAATTGCCCGCCGTAGCCAGGCCACCATTGTCCCATTCTCACGGCAAGACAAGAGTCATAAGGGTTCGTACGAAGAAAATGGTGATATTTACTGGCGGGGTGAACGAATCATGGCAGCAAAGGATATCCGCCTGATTGGCCCGCAAAACGTTGAAAACGCGCTGGCAGCGATTGCGGCTGCCAAGTTAAGCGGGGTTTCCAACGAGGACATTGTCAGTGTTCTAACAACCTTCAGTGGGGTCCGTCACCGTCTTCAGTACGTGCTTGATTACAAGGGACGGCGCTTCTATAACGATTCAAAATCCACCGATATTGAGGCCACCGAGGTTGCCTTGCAGGGCTTTGAGCAGCCGGTAATCCTGTTAGCTGGTGGTTTAGACCGGGGGTATACTTTTGAACGGCTTGTACCTTACTTTAAGAAACACGTTAAAGCAATTATCGTATTTGGACAGTGTAAGGATAAGATGAAGGACGCGGCTGAACAAGCTGGCATCCCAACAATCCTGGAAAGTGAGAATGCCATTACGGCGGTGCCCGCAGCCTGGAAGGTTAGTGAACCGGGGGATGTGATCCTTCTTTCACCGGCCAACGCCAGCTGGGATCAGTTCCCGAGCTTTGAAGTGCGGGGGGACCGCTTCATTGAGGCGGTTGAAAAGTTGACAGGACGAAAGGAGAATAACTGATGCGTTTACTAGTTTCTGGAGGCGGAACAGGTGGTCACATTTATCCGGCCCTTGCATTAATTGAGCGTCTTAAACAGGTTGAACCGGGAACCGAGGTTCTGTACGTGGGAACGACCCGTGGCTTAGAAAATAAGATTGTTCCAGATGCGGGAATTAAGCTGGAAACGATGAAGATGCAGGGCTTTAAGCGGTCGCTCTCCTTGGAAAACTTTAAGACCATCTACCTCTTCTTGAAGTCGGTTCACCATGCTAAATCGATCATCAGGGATTTTAAACCCGACGTTGTTTTGGGAACCGGTGGTTACGTTAGCGGAGCCGTTTTATACGCGGCAGCCAAGCACCATATCCCGACGGTTATTCACGAGCAAAACAGTGTTGTCGGAGTCACTAATAAGTTTTTGAGTCGTTATGTTGACGAGATTGCGATCGCCTTTGCGGCGGCACGAAGCCAGTTTCCTAAAGGAAAGGTAACAATGGTTGGTAATCCCCGGGCCCAACAAGTGGTTTCGCAAACGGATAGCCAGTTTTCCTGGACGAGTTACGGCCTTAAAGACGATGTTCCGACCCTGATGATCTTCGGGGGGAGCCAGGGAGCACCGAAAATTAATAAGACAGTGGTTGACGCCATTCCGCAGTTTAATGAGCGGGAATACCAGGTCATTTTTGCCACCGGTCAAAAGCGCTATGACCAGGTAAAGGAACTGCTTAAAGACGTTCAGATTGCGGATAACGTGAAGGTTGTTCCTTACATTAAGGATATGCCGGCAAAAATGCCAAAGGTGGCGGCACTGGTATCACGGGCAGGGGCAACAACAATTGCAGAAGTTACTGCCCTTGGCGTTCCAACGATTTTAATCCCGAGCCCCTATGTTACGGCTAACCACCAGGTTAAAAATGCCCAGGCTCTGGTCCGTAAAAACGCTGCCGTAATGATTACGGAAGATAACCTTGATGCCCGCTCTTTGATGGTTCAGGCGGATAAAATCATGGAGAATGCTGACTTGCGTAACGAGATGGCAGCAGCTTCGCGGAAACTAGGGAAGCCAGATGCTGCTGACCACTTAATTAAGGTCCTGCATAAGGCAATCAATGACCACCAAAAATAGTAAGGAGGAGGTTAGCTTGGATAAATCCCATTTTATCCCAGAGCACCAACAATATGCACAGCGTTTAACGGCCATTGAAGAACGTCGTGCCCAAGCTGACCATCCCCATAAGGGTGGCAAAAAAATTGGCCATAAAGTTCATAAAATTAAGTGGTATCGTTACTTCACGAATGGTGAACGAGTTGCCAAGCTAGCTTGCTTGTTTGGTGGGGTCCTCCTGCTCGCCCTTTACGTTCTTTCACCGTTGAGCAAGATAAAACAGGTCCAAGTGACGGGTAATAGTGAATTAGGCATCCGTCAAATTGAAGAAGCAACGCAGATTCACCCGGGACGTTACATTTGGGGGGTCTACGCCAACCGGAATGCCCTTAGTCAAAGTGCACACAATAAGAACCCCCAGGTTAAAAGCATTCGGGTGCGTGTCACCGGACCGCAAGCGGTTAAGATTACCGTTCAGGAAAATCCGGTTGTCGGGATAGTTGAGATCAAGCAGCGCGATTATGACGTCTTGGCAAATGGACAGCTGCAAGCGGCGAAGAGCGATAAGAGTAAGATCACGTACCAGGGCTTTTATAAGGATCGTACAGCGTTAAGGAAGACCGCGGTGCAGATAGGTAAAGTCAAACCGGTGATTCGGAATGGTATTTCAGCAATCGCGTATCGCCCTAATAAGGTATCGCCACGGCGGTTAGTTATTTACATGCGGGATGGCAATACCGTATATGCAGACTATAAGACGGTCGGTAAGAAATTGGCCTATTACCCTGGAATTGCGGCGACAATGAAAGATCCTGGGATCATTGACCTTCAAGTGGGTGCTTATTCGTATAGCTACGGGTCCCATGACAAATGATTTTAGAAAAGATTGGGGAAAACATTTTTGAAGTGAATAAGATGTGGTAAAATCTTATTTAGGTATAATTTAAAATACAAAATTTTTAATGAGTATATTTAATAGTTTTAGGAAGGTGCCGTTCAGATGGATAATTCAGAAGTATTTGTTGGATTGGATATTGGAACCACCTCGATTAAGGCATTAGTATGCGAGAGTGTTAAAGGGCAATTAAAAGTTGTCGGGGTGGGAATTGCTCCTTCCACCGGACTTAACCATGGCGTAATCGTTGATATCAATAAGACCGCCCACGCTATCTCACAAGCGGTTGCTAAAGCAGAGGAAAAATCCAATCTTAGTATCAAAAAACTTATTGTTGGTCTCCCAGCCAACTACTTACAAATGCAGAAGGTTCATGGAATGATTACCATTGGATCACAAGGACAGTCACGTGAGATTGTGAACAGTGATGTCAATGATGTTGCCAGAGAAACCTTAACGCAAAATATTCCACCAGAGCGGACAGTTTTAGATTTGATTCCTACTGAGTTTTCTGTTGATGGCTTCGGCGGGATTAAGGATCCACGAGGAATGGTTAGTGTCCGCTTGGAAATGAAAGCAACACTTTACACCGGTCCTAAAACCATTATTCATAACACCAAAAAGGCGGTTCAAAGAGCTGGTTATGAAATTAAAGACTTTGTGATTGAACCAATTGCAACGGACTTCAACCTTCTTAATGACGGTGAGCAGGACTTTGGCACGGTTGTGATTGATCTTGGTGGTGGTCAAACAACTACCAGTATCATTCATGATCACCAGTTGAAGTATACATTCGTTGATCTGGAAGGTGGTCAGTACGTTACTAAGGATATTTCAACGGTTCTAAATACTTCATTAAAGAATGCCGAACAGTTAAAACTTAACCATGGTTATGCTGACCACACACTTGCTGACGAAGAGGCAGAGATCAATGTTAATGTTGTCGGCAAGAATGAACCCGTTCAGTTTACTGAAGAATATCTGGCCGAAGTAATCGAGGCCCGGATGAGGCAAATCTTCGAACGAATTCACCAGCGTCTCCAAAGCATTCATGCTCCAGAACTGCCAGGTGGCGTCACGATTATTGGTGGCGGTGCAGCAATGCCCGGCATAAAGGAGTTGGCCCAGCAATACTTTGCGGGTCGCATCAAGATTTATGCACCCGAGCAGATGGGAATTCGTCACCCCGGCTATGCTGCCGGGTTGGCACTGGCGATGTACGAAAACCAGCTGTCGGATGTTGATAAACTTATCAAGCAGACAATCCAGCAACCTGATATAATAGAAAGCCCACAGGAAGACGAGCAGTCAACCAGTGGTGGGCGCCAAATGGTTCACCAGTGGTCAAACAAGCAGGCTCAGCCAGTACGCGAAGCTAACCATTTGCGGCAAGAAAAACGGTCAACGCCAAAAAAGACTAAGCATACGTTTGGTAACCGGCTAAAGGGTATGTTTGATAACCTATTTGATTAAAATCACGGAGGAGAATTAAATGGATAACGATACAAGCACAACGGAAAACGAATTTGCTGGGGCACGTATTAAGGTCATCGGTGTCGGTGGCGGTGGTGGAAACGCCGTTAACCGCATGATCACCGAAAAGGTTCAAGGGGTTGACTTTATTGTTGCCAACACTGACCTTCAGGCTCTTAATAGTTCTAAGGCTTCCACGAAGATTCAATTAGGACCTAAACTTACCAAGGGACTTGGTGCGGGATCTAATCCAGAAGTCGGTGAAAAGGCAGCCCAAGAAAGTGAAGAGGCAATTAAAAAGGTCCTTGAAGGTGCAGACATGGTATTCATCACCGCTGGTATGGGCGGTGGAACCGGGACCGGTGCGGCGCCGGTTGTCGCTAAGCTTGCCAAGGACAGTGGTGCTTTAACCGTCGGCGTTGTTACCCGGCCGTTCTCTTTTGAAGGCCCACGGCGGGGCAAGTTTGCGGTTGAAGGACTGGAAAAATTGAAATCTAATGTTGACACCCTGATTATTGTTGCTAACAATCGTTTGCTAGAAATGATTGATAAGAAGACACCAATGATGGAAGCCTTTAAGGAAGCAGATAATGTTCTGCGTCAAGGTGTCCAAGGGATTTCGGACCTGATTGTTACTCCCGGGTACATTAATTTGGACTTTGCCGACATTAAGACGCTGATGTCTAATCAAGGAGCAGCGCTGATGGGGGTTGGGTCTTCCACTGGTGAAAATCGAGCTACTGAGGCAACTAAGAAGGCAATTTCCTCTCCCCTCCTAGAACTCTCCATTGACGGAGCACAGCACGTCTTAATGGACATCACTGGTAGTGAAGACATGGCCATGTACGAAGCTCAGGAAGCTTCTGATGTAATCAAACAGGCTGCTGGTACCAACGTTGACATTTCCTTTGGGATGTCCTTGGACAAGAATATGGGTGATGAAGTACGGGTTACAGTCATTGCTACTGGAATTGACAAACCAAAGAAGAGTCAGCCGCAAGTTAAGCAGGCTCAACCGCTCAACCGGCCAAGTCGTCCGGCTACCACTGATCGGCCTGCCAACCAAAGTAATGGTGACCAAGAGGAGAACAGTGACCCGTTTGATGGTTGGAATGACCCAACGGCAACTGCCGATGACCAACGGGAAAACAGTGATAACCAATTTTCACATGTTGATAAGCCGGAGTTTAATGTTTTTAATGATGATACAGCTAATTCCGATGATAACGATGACACTAATTTATCGACGCCACCATTCTTTAAAAATCGTCGTAAATAGTTAAAACTAAGGAGGAGTGGTTTAACGAGCGAGTTAGATTGCACCTCTT contains these protein-coding regions:
- the mraY gene encoding phospho-N-acetylmuramoyl-pentapeptide-transferase: MNLLSGVLTLISAFLITFLLMPSLIRYFRSKKEGQQIRKEGPTWHAKKAGTPTMGGLLFIISAVITILWVAVWQGLVDNTLWALLLILVVYGLIGMWDDSIKIFHHQNEGFKAWQKALCQVIAAMVFTVIYQHEGFQMGFGTDQYGWLYGLFIIFWIVGFSNAVNLTDGLDGLVSGLSIISFLAYLVIALVNLNQPGYPEIALFCLAMIGTLLGFFPYNHKPAKIFMGDMGSLAIGASLAAVSLLLHHEWSLLVIGIVYVCETASVILQVASFKLTGKRIFKMSPIHHHFEMCGWSEWKIDIVFWIVGLIGAVIAVSTILLVG
- the murD gene encoding UDP-N-acetylmuramoyl-L-alanine--D-glutamate ligase, with the translated sequence MKEIKDYQGKMVLVIGFGISGLNAAHLLVKLGAQVTANDMKTPQDPQVVTDLKADGITVITGSNPLSLANQDFDLVVKNPGIPYDNPLVAKFVEKKTPIITEAELGWEIFDGHLVSVTGSNGKTTTTTLTQLMLAKSSTHKVKYAGNIGVSFSKVAEELGPDDTLVTELSSFQLLGTPTIHPHIAIITNIFSNHLDYHKTRENYINAKLNITRNQTKDDFLIMNWDRDEWQEIARRSQATIVPFSRQDKSHKGSYEENGDIYWRGERIMAAKDIRLIGPQNVENALAAIAAAKLSGVSNEDIVSVLTTFSGVRHRLQYVLDYKGRRFYNDSKSTDIEATEVALQGFEQPVILLAGGLDRGYTFERLVPYFKKHVKAIIVFGQCKDKMKDAAEQAGIPTILESENAITAVPAAWKVSEPGDVILLSPANASWDQFPSFEVRGDRFIEAVEKLTGRKENN
- the murG gene encoding undecaprenyldiphospho-muramoylpentapeptide beta-N-acetylglucosaminyltransferase, giving the protein MRLLVSGGGTGGHIYPALALIERLKQVEPGTEVLYVGTTRGLENKIVPDAGIKLETMKMQGFKRSLSLENFKTIYLFLKSVHHAKSIIRDFKPDVVLGTGGYVSGAVLYAAAKHHIPTVIHEQNSVVGVTNKFLSRYVDEIAIAFAAARSQFPKGKVTMVGNPRAQQVVSQTDSQFSWTSYGLKDDVPTLMIFGGSQGAPKINKTVVDAIPQFNEREYQVIFATGQKRYDQVKELLKDVQIADNVKVVPYIKDMPAKMPKVAALVSRAGATTIAEVTALGVPTILIPSPYVTANHQVKNAQALVRKNAAVMITEDNLDARSLMVQADKIMENADLRNEMAAASRKLGKPDAADHLIKVLHKAINDHQK
- a CDS encoding cell division protein FtsQ/DivIB codes for the protein MDKSHFIPEHQQYAQRLTAIEERRAQADHPHKGGKKIGHKVHKIKWYRYFTNGERVAKLACLFGGVLLLALYVLSPLSKIKQVQVTGNSELGIRQIEEATQIHPGRYIWGVYANRNALSQSAHNKNPQVKSIRVRVTGPQAVKITVQENPVVGIVEIKQRDYDVLANGQLQAAKSDKSKITYQGFYKDRTALRKTAVQIGKVKPVIRNGISAIAYRPNKVSPRRLVIYMRDGNTVYADYKTVGKKLAYYPGIAATMKDPGIIDLQVGAYSYSYGSHDK
- the ftsA gene encoding cell division protein FtsA — translated: MDNSEVFVGLDIGTTSIKALVCESVKGQLKVVGVGIAPSTGLNHGVIVDINKTAHAISQAVAKAEEKSNLSIKKLIVGLPANYLQMQKVHGMITIGSQGQSREIVNSDVNDVARETLTQNIPPERTVLDLIPTEFSVDGFGGIKDPRGMVSVRLEMKATLYTGPKTIIHNTKKAVQRAGYEIKDFVIEPIATDFNLLNDGEQDFGTVVIDLGGGQTTTSIIHDHQLKYTFVDLEGGQYVTKDISTVLNTSLKNAEQLKLNHGYADHTLADEEAEINVNVVGKNEPVQFTEEYLAEVIEARMRQIFERIHQRLQSIHAPELPGGVTIIGGGAAMPGIKELAQQYFAGRIKIYAPEQMGIRHPGYAAGLALAMYENQLSDVDKLIKQTIQQPDIIESPQEDEQSTSGGRQMVHQWSNKQAQPVREANHLRQEKRSTPKKTKHTFGNRLKGMFDNLFD